The region tcacatgatgaagcctggtaatgctgatcacatgatggagcttGGTAATgatgatcacatgatgaaacctcgtaatgccaatcacatgatgaagcctgttaatgatgatcacatgatgaagcctggcaatgctgatcacatgatgaagcctggtaatgctgatcacatgatgaagcctggtaatgttgatcacatgatgaagcctggtaatgctgatcacatgatgaagccggGTAatgctggtcccccccccccccccagaagtgaTTGGCCAGAAAAGATTACATTATATAATTTTCTGCAAGGTCACAAAGAAGCCAAAAGAAACCTCTGAGCAACTGGACATCTTTCCTACATAATAATGTGCATGACTCCACTATCAGGAAGACACTAAACAATAACGGTGAGCATGGCAGGATAGCAAGGATAATGCTGCTCTCCATGAAGAACATTGCTGCCTGTCTGCAGTTTACTAAAGATCACCAGCAATGGCGTCGTCAGGCATGATCATATGGGGCTCAAGCCCCGAATGAATTTTGCCTAGCCCTGAAAGTTATTTGCTCCCGCCACTCGCCGAAATAACAGCAGCTGCGGATGTGTGAGCTGTAGACAGCTGCCGCAGCACCACGATCCTGACCAGCCTCTCTTGTACCACCAGACACGCTCCAGCAAGTAACCCGGCAGTTTGTGCTTTCTCACATCACAGCGACCTGGATGACCTGAGAGGTGGTGCAAGTTGGTGAGAATTCTAaccggaggggggaggggggtgtctcaagtgagttagtgtgtgtgtgtgtttgttgctgggggaaggggggttaagATGGTTCCCGGTGGGggtaatatgtgtgtgtgcgtatgtgtgGAGGGGGTCAAGATGGGGTccaggtggggtagtatgtgggggcagagatggggtcagatggggtagtatgtgtgtgggggggggtcagatagggtagtatgtgtgtgtgtgtgtgtgtgtgtgtgtgtgtggagggggtcaggtggggtagtgtgtgtgtgtgggggggtgcaggtcTGGTCAATTGCAGCTAAtcaggggaactttattactgcAAGTTCCCCTGATTAACTTTATTACTGCTAAttacagcaggcgcattattactataagggggcatagcaggtgcattattactatatggaggagaacagcaggggacattattactatatggggacacagcaggggacattattactatatgggggcacagcaggggacaatattactatatggagggcacagcaggcgcattattactgtatgggggggcacagcaggggacattattactatatggagggcacagaaagggacattattattttatggggcacagcaggggacattattactatatggaagaccacagcaggggacattattactatatagtagactacagcagggggcattattactatatgggggcaaagagggggcattattacaatatgggggcaccgcaggaggcattattactatatggggcacagcagagagCTTTATTaatatatgaaggcacagcagggggtattattactataagggggcacagccgagggggcattattattatatgggggcacagcaggtgcattattactatataggaagcACAGCagaggggcaatattactatatggaggcacagcaggagacatgattcctgtatgtgggcacagcaggggacattattactatatggagggtccacaaggaggcattattactatatggggccacagcagtagacattattattatatgggggcacatcaggggacattattactatatggggcacagcagctgcattattactatatgcacaagcctaaaggacagaaatggctgcacatcgcacccatggttgacacgaaagcttgttcagctacattaaaaaccaacatcagaagttagtatatcattttatcaaaccatattgcctcatgtatcaaTGTGCAGGtccctgatacacatgagtccctaaccaaacaacccTGTGCCGGTCAGTGGCCGCAAAGCGtgagcaagcagggaaggggggccacaaatggccctgcaaccccaatgccaCAGGACCAAAACCcaaggcccccccaaaccccacaGGCACCGCTGGCAGAGGAAGctaccaccaagcaacacaagtgtaaacaagctgttacctctcactattgctcctgcaggtagaatgggagaatcaaaggaggtacttaccatatgtacacagggcCCTTGTGGTTTGGTCCTGTGGCGTTAGggctgcagggccattccgtggtcccccttccctgcttgcgcacgctttgcgggggtttgCGGCCACTTATTaccacagtgttgtttggttagggactcgtgtatcagagacctacacgtggtacataaggcaatatggtttgatcaaattatatactaacttctgatgttggtttttaatgtagctgaacaggctttcatgtcaaccatgggtgcgatgtgcagccatatctgtcctttaggcttgtgcattattactatatggaggcacagcagggggcattattactttatggggcacagcaggggcattattactatatgacgGTGCACAGTAGGGGATATTTTACCATGTGGGGTAACACAGCAGGAGTCATTATTGCTTtggggcacaacactggacattattagtatatgggggcacagcaagagagcctacatacagggggcaacacacttaCCTACTTACTCACAAACACTAagcagtggaattactactgtataggagcctataggaggggaaaaggtaaggaagttgaaggaaaagtgtggagcctaatgctgcgtttacacgtaacgattatcgtgcgaatttgcgcgataacggtcgaattcgaacgataatcgtacgtgtaaacgcagcgaacgatcgaacgacgcacgataaatcgtacattttgatctttcatcaggtcatcaaatcgtcgttcatcgtacgcaaaaaaactcgcaaatcgttccgtgtgaacagtctttcgccgatttaaccaatgtgtgagataggcttaaacgatcgcaaaacgatcgcagtgcgaattttcgttcgatatatcgtaccatctaaatgctgattgttataaaaaaaaatcgtaaattcgaCATCGGTAATcatgcgatcgggccaataatcgttacgtgtaaacgcagcattagatatttgtctgacaggttctgaagagatgaattgcagctggaagaaatcatcatggtggtccgggccggatggagaggaaaagggaaagagaacatctcagatcaaagaagacgtcacctgtgagtcactgaatgaggtttttgcatttttagaacgttatctggtaggagttccctgaTGTAGAAAAGGTTGGTAAATACTGGGGGAGCTGTGGGAGTGTTGCCTGGGCAATGGTGTTTGCCTTGGCAGCCACAGTCATTATAAGtggcaatagagctgggctaatagagcggtcattggggttactagcttctgcaaTGGGCTCCTTCACTAaccgcttatgacggcactcagagggcctgtgccccggatgttttaggatcCTATCAACGCCCCTGATCACCAGAAATACTGAAAGTTTCCAGACAAAATTTACAAGACAATCTATGAATTCTAAATAGCAGAATCAGGGAACAAAGACAAGAAAAGGAACACAGGACCAGGACGTGATCTAACTGAGAAACACAAAACTAAGCTAAGAAAAAAAACTCCACTAAAACATctagactagggatgagcaaacttttgaaaagtttggttcggttcgatccggcgaactttcgtgaagttcggattcataagaaccaaacctaaaacgaaccttgctataacagctgaataattgcagctacaatagtgggagtctgatagggtatagttccatttagttgcagttgctattacaatgaaaaaagtggaaaatcatcaaagtgcaaaaatagtgaaaaaaaattagccaaggtgtaagtgattacacgggacataggacacaaagttccttggacccagtaggggggaaaacagacatttgacagtggaaccagcagtagtaatagtactgtattggacccagtgtggaggagggggaggaggagacagtagCACTTGactgcaaacagcccagtatggttgaaaagagactattggaggaggcggcaccacttgattgcacccaggccagtatgattgagaacagactatttgaggaggaggaggaggcagtacctgattgcacccaggccagtatgattgagaacagactattcatggaggaggatggtcagccttggagtggtgaccTGGGATTCCttactgatgatgttggttaccgcactttccagaatacggacgagtgggatgatgtccttgatgcctgctcacagagttgcgtcctcaaaacggatcaacaattggcacaacatgtttgaagaaacctgtgcactatgaggtttatcacatgtgccatacaaggtgtatgactccctgctgcactgaagagaaaaggttcctccctttgtgggctacaacacttcccaccgttagttgaccttggctaggccattcatatatctcctacctgatggtccggaggagctcctgcccactgtggctttgttcacccagactcacaaaatggaggacagcctgagagcgccgggcctgacatagttggtaagacaccggggcaggttggactgcagtcagaGCGGTGGACAGTTGCAAGctagtggaggcagaacttgtgcagaactggccccctaaagcacagaggaagtgacagtggcaagaatgggctaactttatggtggtcttctgggggaatgttgacccaatgggcactaacagacatgttactttctttttaactttttgttgttgcagctaaacggggttcttctatttttttaacctgattgtaaagatatgaattatttcacttaataaattcgataagcttgaacactgaagttgctttcatgtgtcttggttgatactcacagacagctgtctcgTTACATTTTGATTAggtagcacccaggtatatctgaggagactcatttaaggtctcaccctaacaggggtgacaacacatcttgatattcacagaaaaccaggatacaatggattataggagtaataattccttgtatcctggtctattctgtgacaaaagtacaattttgcgtcgccgttgttatttttaccagattcgtaacgaactttctccaaagttcgtaatgaaactggttcgtaacggttcggttcgctcatccctaatctagACATAAGCAATCAAGATAAGACTAAGAGAGGAATGCCTAGCCAATGCCTCAGTATTTAGAACACAGAAGATGAGATAGCAGGATGGGTATGCTATACTTAACACTCCCATGGATATAATGACTTAAGGAGGACACTTTTATAACatgacttctgtttttttttttttcttcttttattggaTTATGTATAAAAATTAAAGTTAATACTTGTACATAGACATATATGGGTGCCAAATTACATATTGGTACAACTCAAAACCCATAATAAGTCAAGAATTGGCCGTGGATATAAGGTGTTTTTCTGCTTATATATCCATTCTAGTTAAGAACCAATGCTGGATAATCAGAATTTCTAGATTGTGAGACCTTATCTGTAGACCCAAAGAGTAATATAGGTGGATTCATTGGCCATTTGGTAATAAATATAACATATTTATTAATAATTGACACAGACTTTAATAAGCCTTTGCTATTCTTTGGTTACAAAGTGGATTTTCTTCTTGAAAGCCTCTATAATGTCCTTGTTCCTGAGGCTGTATATAACCGGATTCATCATAGGTGTTAATACTGTGTATAGCAGGGCCACCAGAGAGTCCACATCTGAGGAGTAGGAGGCCTTTGGTCGGATATACATGAAGATTAGTGGCAAGTAGAAGATACTGACCACCGCAAAGTGTGAGCCGCATGTGGAGAACGTCTTCTTGCGTCCTTTGGAATCCATTTTGAGGATAGTTAATATGATTTTAATGTAAGAAACGACCACAAGAGTCAGTGTTATTAGAAGAACTGATGCCCCAATCGTGGAGCCGACCACTACATTTAAGGAGGTGTCAGAACAAGCCAGCTGCAACAATGGTGGATGGTCACAGTAGTAATGATAAATGATATTAGGGCCACAAAATGGTAACTTCAAGGCTAAGATTAAGACTGTGGCCGTAACAGCAAAACCACTAGACCATACTATAACCATCAACAGCAGATAGAGTCTCTTAGTCATGATGTTTGGGTAATGTAGAGGAGAACATATGGCGACATATCGGTCATAAGCCATTACTGTCAGTAATAAACACTCTGTAACTACTAAAGACTCAAAAATATACATCTGAGCAAAGCAGGCCGTATAAGAAATGGTGTCAAGGTTCATGGAGAATTTGGCCAACATCTTGGGTACAGTTACCGTTGCGTAGCTCAAATCAAGTAAAGACAAATTACCTACAAAGAAATACATGGGAGTATGCAACCGGGGGTCAAGTACCACCAAGAAGAAGATGCTTCCATTCCCAGTGATGGTGAACAGGTAGATAAGAAGGAATGCACAGAACAGCACAAGCTGAAACCTCTGAAGACTCGGGAAGCCAAAGATGATGAATTCAGTTACAAGAGTAATGGTCAGATTAGGAGAAACTACTAGGCGGGGGTAATCCTCATCCACCTGCTTCATACAATTAAATGGGAAATGTTAACAAAAAGTGATTGGAGAAAAGGTGGTGGGAGACTACAAGTAAGTTTGGGCCTCTGAATTGCTTTGGCCACCGTCCCACTTGTAGAGTCTGCCTTGGGACGTTATTTTGAGGTTGATGACTACTTAAATGGTAACTTATGTTCTTACATTTTTAATTCTGAGAAGATGTTTGTTGAATGCATGGGTGGAGTAAGGTTTTTTCCTTGGTATATTAATATTTTTGGTGAGGTTACTCGATGAGCCAACCAAGCATTAGTAGAAAATATGAGTTTCTGTGATGTCCAATAATAAGTGTACATGGATCTGTTAGATTTCTTATCTGCCAGGCCCTCTAGCATTGCCCCACAGCCAACTGTTACCCAGCCTATGTTTGACCTTATGTATCATATAGAAAGCTAAGGATTTTCTTGCCTGTCCATAGTGGCACTACCTGGTTTGCCATCTGCTTTGGTGGTACTCATGTTCCACATATACAGCTGAAGGTCTGTCTACCTGACTGCCTTCTGTGCCGGCGGCGCCTACGGAGTGGGGGgagccttggggtttggtcctttgACAGTGGGGTTGTGGGGCCATTCTGGGGTCCCTCTTTCCTGCTTTCTTCCGCTATGCGGGGTTGGCCTTCGCTATCAACTGACCTATTTGCCTGTTTCTATTGTTACTGttgatttttgcactaagtacttgAGCACTTTGTTAATATTTTTGCACCAAAGATACCTTCTATAAGTAAAGTTTGGACtctgtttaaagtgggactctgtcatctttacTGCCGGACTTGCACCCACACTCGCACTTCACAGTAGCTTTAACCAAGGTCTGGTTGCCGTGTGTCTggtggtgggtgttaccactcctggccaccgtgacaagtagcctccaaaacaccagaacccatcaGCTCTTACACCAGTTCCAGCAACCCAGGCAACAGCACCTTCTCTTGCTAAAccctgatcagtgagatcagcatcGGGCAGGAGAGTAATCTAGAAGTGATGTTCATCACCtccagcaggggcgtaactagaaatatcTGGGCCCCatggcaaacttttgattgccccccccccccccttctatccTGACTGACCACTTAGCTGTCAAatctagtcataactgcaagcgttcatcaggagtgcttgcagttaaagggacatttgcagaatccCAGAGGCCCCGCTCGGCCACCTGGTGCTCCAAattatgacagctcagggggctcaGCGCATTGCAAGAGCAGGCAATAGGGTCCCCTGATATGGTggtccccatagcagccgctacagtggtagttaggcCCCTGACCTCTAGATTGCTAAATGTAGACGCACCGCAGCAACTTACCAAGAACGGGAGCTgaaggacctgcaggacctttaatgatgtcacagtcatgtgattagtcataTGACTGGGAGAAGGGCTCCCTGTTGATACTGTAAGTCAcgaaaatctgtataacatttgtGTGTCTGCCTATATGTAACAGTGCTGTTTgcgtatggtgatgtagcagagttgtgtcTGTCTGgacgtagcagagctgtttgtgttcggtgatgtagcagaggtgtgtctgtctggacgtagcagagctgtttgcatatggtgatgtagcagagctgtttgtgtttggtgatgtagcagaggtgtgtctgtctggaagtagcagagctgtttgtgtatggtgatattgCCAAGGTGTAGGGTGATTTAGCTGAGGTAAGtatagaaaaaaaaccaaatgaGTAAGATACAGTTGTTCtggccattttttttctgttctataTGTGGAGGTAGTGGATACCTCCATTTggccgtgcactccacccatttcCTGGGGTTGTTCTAAGCAGAGACTATATGGTTCCTGCATGCCCAGTGTGTAAGAACCAGTTTGTATTAGCCCAAGAGAGACCTGTGTCAGTGTAGGACCATCTCCTTGAGGTCACCTTAATGTGGTAAGATTCTAAttaatcaaatggtttgctaagaacccaATTTTTTCTAAATTTTCGATAGTGGTTTTATCACTCTTTAATATCCGTATTATGTATCTTTAATATCCGtattatgtatatagtatgtcTTAGCaattgcaggttgctgttgcactcttTTTTTTACAGCAGGGGTACAGTATGTGCCTGTATAGTAATGTAGTAGTACAGTGgatgtctgtgggtatgtttatgtagcagagctgggtgtgtctTGTGCATGcggcagagctgtgtatacagtgtcggactgggccaccgggggaccgggtaTTTGCCctgtgggccccgagcaggagtaggccccgcccccagtcaggggacacagggctggagaccacatcaatGTGGTCTCAACCTAGTAAGCCCAGCGgggccccccgtgctcctggggggcccactcagccgccgattgctgcaccttcccttttaactggaagtgatcgcaacgatcgcttccagttaaatgtagtagTGTTCCGATTGACagagcgagaagccataggcttcccgctctGTCAATcaatcttgtgactgcaagcagcttcttgcttgcaatcacaagagtGCCGTCCCCGCCTTCGCCACCGACAGCcgagaagctcctggtcccgggcaagcgtcatcaccactgagctctgtgcgcagTGCGgcagctaggacttccggttcacgtagcgcataccggaagtcccagccgctgcggcgcgcatggagctcagtggtgatgacgctgcctGGGACCATGAGcttctcgtctgtcggggaagagagaagagacCCGCGACCGtcgggggagcgtggtgacaggtgagttgtgttttgtttgtttttttatcataggggacAGCACTGGCGGCTATAGGGGGCAGATGGACAACaagagggggctatgggggcaaatggacaacatgaggggagctatgggggcagatggacaacatgagggggctatgggggcgaTGGAAAACATGAAAGGGCTATGGgggcagatggacaacatgaggggggctatgggggcagatggacaacatgagggggctatgggggcagatggacaacatgaggggggctatgggggcagatggaaaacatgagggggctatggggggagatggacaacatgagggggctatgggtggagatggacaacatgagggggctatgggtggagatggacaacatgagggggctatggggggagatggacaacaagaaggggctatggggggaatggacaacatgggggagctgggcaacatgagggggctatggggggagatggacaatataagggggctatagggggaatagacaacatgagggggctatagggggagatggacaacatgagggggctataaggggagatggacaatataagggggctatagggggaatggacaacatgaggggggctataggggagatggacaacatgtgggggctataaggggagatggacaatataagagggctatagggggaatggacaacatgagggggctataggggggagatggaaaacatgaggggtgCTATAGGGGaaaggacaacatgggggaggcggacaacatgaggggctataggggggaatggacaacatggggggctataggggggagatggacaacatgatggacaacatgaggggctataggggggagagggacaacatgatggacaacatgaggggctataggggggagagggacaacatgaggggagctatggggggaatggacaacatgaggggctataggggggagagggacaacatgagggggctatagggggaatggacaacatgagggagctataggggggagatgggcaacatgagggggctatggggggagatggacaatataagggggctatagggggagatggaaacatgaggggggctataggggggaaatggacagcactgggggctataggggggatggacaacataaggggggctataagggagttaaatgcatggctcaagtcatggtgtagaggagaagggtttgggtttttagagcactgggctgacttttcattggggtacaatctgttttccgcagataatttgcaccttaatggaagggggtccgctgtgctgggggagagaatcctagaaggggtggaggggtttttaaactagggatgtggagggaggacaatgaagtatg is a window of Dendropsophus ebraccatus isolate aDenEbr1 chromosome 5, aDenEbr1.pat, whole genome shotgun sequence DNA encoding:
- the LOC138794020 gene encoding olfactory receptor 6N1-like; the protein is MDSFRKLWTTMRTVCMLVRCNTKLRQTDERNKSGSTVLVGNSGQKRYKNGGSWVDEDYPRLVVSPNLTITLVTEFIIFGFPSLQRFQLVLFCAFLLIYLFTITGNGSIFFLVVLDPRLHTPMYFFVGNLSLLDLSYATVTVPKMLAKFSMNLDTISYTACFAQMYIFESLVVTECLLLTVMAYDRYVAICSPLHYPNIMTKRLYLLLMVIVWSSGFAVTATVLILALKLPFCGPNIIYHYYCDHPPLLQLACSDTSLNVVVGSTIGASVLLITLTLVVVSYIKIILTILKMDSKGRKKTFSTCGSHFAVVSIFYLPLIFMYIRPKASYSSDVDSLVALLYTVLTPMMNPVIYSLRNKDIIEAFKKKIHFIRDERTEPLRTSFITNFGEIFLVIRGVDRILKHPGHRPSECRHKRLVKEPIAEASNPNDRSISPALLPLIMTVAAKANTIAQGLYEYEYLDDCNPVLPDPSAAYSYWISKLDIWRKLSLYTFEVLACPATSVLPEMVFSAAGGSITDKRSCLSTDSANRLTLIKMISHCIDFGLHQK